A DNA window from Bradyrhizobium barranii subsp. barranii contains the following coding sequences:
- the gstA gene encoding glutathione transferase GstA, with amino-acid sequence MKLYYSPGACSLSPHIALLEAGLPYELVKVDIRAKKLENGEDYLKLNPKGQVPALGLDSGEIVTEGPVIVQMIADQASAKALAPAHGSSERYKLLEWLNFLTSEVHKSFGPLFAPALNDEAKAFFKDRVMGKLTYIDSQLAGRDYLMGKQFTVADGYLFTMLTWGDRMKFDLSAMPNLTAYKARVAARPQVQEALMKEGLAQAK; translated from the coding sequence ATGAAACTCTATTACTCGCCCGGCGCCTGCTCCCTGTCCCCCCACATCGCGCTCCTGGAAGCCGGCCTGCCCTATGAGCTGGTCAAGGTCGATATCCGGGCCAAGAAGCTCGAAAATGGTGAGGATTATCTGAAGCTGAACCCGAAGGGCCAGGTCCCTGCGCTGGGCCTCGACAGCGGCGAGATCGTGACCGAAGGCCCGGTCATTGTCCAGATGATCGCCGATCAGGCCTCCGCCAAGGCGCTGGCACCGGCCCATGGCAGCTCCGAGCGCTACAAGCTGCTCGAATGGCTGAACTTCCTCACCTCGGAGGTGCACAAGAGCTTCGGACCGCTGTTCGCGCCGGCGCTGAACGACGAGGCCAAGGCCTTCTTCAAGGACCGCGTCATGGGCAAGCTGACATACATCGACAGCCAGCTCGCCGGCCGCGACTACCTCATGGGAAAGCAGTTCACGGTGGCCGACGGCTATCTCTTCACGATGCTGACCTGGGGCGATCGGATGAAGTTCGACCTCTCGGCCATGCCGAACCTGACCGCCTACAAGGCTCGCGTCGCAGCGCGGCCGCAGGTCCAGGAGGCGCTGATGAAGGAAGGCCTTGCGCAGGCGAAGTAA
- a CDS encoding FAD-dependent oxidoreductase, which produces MAYKNFRVETDSDGIALVTWDIPGRSMNVLDETSTSELDAIVKETTADAAVKGVVITSAKEAFCAGADLSMLEGMNQAYAKVLKEQDETAANQMLFDQSRRFSQVLRSIETSGKPWAAAINGLALGGGFEITLCCHYRVAAENPKTRLGLPEVKVGLFPGAGGTQRVPRLVPPQDAMTILLKGDPVTVEKAKQLNLIHAIVPSGDLIKAAKDWIKGGGKAVAPWDEKGFKLPGGPVFSKAGMMMFPAGNAIYRRETYDNYPAARAIMSCVYEGLQLPIDAALRVESRYFTSVLRSKEAAAMIRSLFLSMQELNKGARRPKDVAPTKVKKIAVIGAGFMGASVGYVSARAGLDVVLIDRDQESADKGKAHAQKVIEEQIKKGRAKPGDADALLARITPTADYAALKDVDLVIEAVFEDRKVKADTFAKAQEHMKPDVIFASNTSTLPITSLAEGFKDQGKFVGIHFFSPVEKMMLVEIIKGKNTGDVALATALDYVRQIGKTPIVVNDSRGFFANRCVGRYVAEGNEMFLEGVPPAMIENCAKMAGMPVGPLSLSDEVALDLGLKIMKATEADLGPNAINPDQKKLMVEMVEKQGRLGRKNSKGFYDYPEKGKGQKSLWPGLTALQPKQLDPDTLDIEELKQRFLVVQAVEAARTVEDHVITDPREADVGSILGFGFAPFTGGTLSYIDFMGTKKFVELCHKLEAKYGSRFNPPKLLEEMAAKGETFYGRFAPKKAAA; this is translated from the coding sequence ATGGCTTACAAGAACTTTAGGGTTGAGACCGATTCTGACGGCATCGCGCTCGTCACCTGGGACATCCCGGGCCGTTCGATGAACGTGCTCGACGAGACCTCGACCAGCGAGCTCGATGCGATCGTCAAGGAAACCACGGCCGACGCCGCCGTGAAGGGCGTCGTCATCACCTCCGCCAAGGAGGCGTTCTGCGCCGGCGCCGACCTGTCGATGCTCGAGGGCATGAACCAGGCCTACGCCAAGGTCTTGAAGGAGCAGGACGAGACCGCCGCAAACCAGATGCTGTTCGACCAGAGCCGGCGCTTCTCGCAGGTGCTGCGTTCGATCGAGACCTCCGGCAAGCCGTGGGCGGCCGCGATCAACGGCCTCGCGCTCGGCGGCGGTTTCGAGATCACGCTGTGCTGCCACTACCGCGTGGCGGCGGAGAATCCCAAGACGCGGCTCGGTCTGCCCGAAGTCAAGGTCGGCCTGTTCCCCGGCGCCGGCGGCACGCAGCGCGTGCCGCGCCTGGTGCCGCCGCAGGACGCGATGACGATCCTGCTCAAGGGCGATCCGGTCACGGTCGAGAAGGCCAAGCAGCTCAATCTGATTCACGCGATCGTTCCCTCAGGCGACCTCATCAAGGCAGCGAAGGACTGGATCAAGGGCGGCGGCAAGGCCGTCGCGCCCTGGGACGAGAAGGGCTTCAAGCTGCCGGGCGGTCCGGTGTTCTCCAAGGCCGGCATGATGATGTTCCCGGCGGGCAATGCGATCTATCGCCGCGAGACCTACGACAATTATCCAGCCGCGCGCGCGATCATGAGCTGCGTCTATGAAGGCCTGCAGTTGCCGATCGACGCCGCGCTCCGCGTCGAGTCGCGCTACTTCACCTCGGTGCTGCGCTCGAAAGAAGCGGCCGCGATGATCCGCAGCCTGTTCCTGTCGATGCAGGAGCTGAACAAGGGCGCGCGCCGTCCGAAGGACGTAGCCCCTACCAAGGTGAAGAAGATCGCGGTGATCGGCGCCGGCTTCATGGGTGCGAGCGTCGGCTACGTCTCGGCCCGCGCCGGCCTCGACGTCGTCCTGATCGACCGCGACCAGGAGAGTGCCGACAAGGGCAAGGCGCACGCTCAGAAGGTGATCGAGGAGCAGATCAAGAAGGGCCGCGCCAAGCCCGGTGACGCCGACGCGCTGCTCGCGCGCATTACGCCGACTGCCGATTATGCTGCACTCAAGGACGTCGACCTCGTCATCGAGGCCGTGTTCGAGGATCGCAAGGTCAAGGCTGATACCTTCGCGAAGGCGCAGGAGCATATGAAGCCGGACGTGATCTTCGCGTCGAACACCTCGACGCTGCCGATCACCTCGCTGGCCGAGGGCTTCAAGGACCAGGGCAAGTTCGTCGGCATCCACTTCTTCTCGCCGGTCGAGAAGATGATGCTGGTCGAGATCATCAAGGGCAAGAACACCGGCGACGTCGCGCTCGCGACCGCGCTCGACTACGTCCGGCAGATCGGCAAGACGCCGATCGTCGTCAACGACAGCCGGGGCTTCTTCGCCAATCGCTGCGTCGGCCGCTACGTCGCCGAAGGCAACGAGATGTTCCTCGAAGGCGTGCCGCCGGCGATGATCGAGAACTGCGCCAAGATGGCCGGCATGCCGGTCGGTCCGCTCTCGCTCTCGGACGAAGTCGCACTTGACCTCGGGCTCAAGATCATGAAGGCGACGGAAGCCGATCTCGGCCCGAACGCCATCAACCCCGATCAGAAGAAGCTGATGGTGGAGATGGTCGAGAAGCAGGGCCGTCTCGGCCGCAAGAACAGCAAGGGCTTCTACGACTACCCCGAGAAGGGCAAGGGTCAGAAGAGCCTGTGGCCGGGGCTGACAGCGCTCCAGCCGAAGCAGCTCGATCCTGACACGCTCGACATCGAGGAGTTGAAGCAGCGTTTCCTGGTGGTGCAGGCGGTGGAAGCCGCGCGCACGGTCGAAGACCACGTCATCACCGACCCGCGCGAGGCGGATGTCGGCTCGATCCTCGGCTTCGGCTTCGCGCCGTTCACCGGCGGCACGCTGTCCTACATCGACTTCATGGGCACGAAGAAATTTGTCGAGCTCTGCCACAAGCTGGAGGCGAAGTACGGCTCGCGCTTCAACCCGCCGAAGCTTCTCGAGGAGATGGCCGCGAAGGGAGAAACCTTCTACGGCCGCTTCGCGCCGAAGAAGGCCGCGGCCTGA
- a CDS encoding acyl-CoA dehydrogenase C-terminal domain-containing protein, with amino-acid sequence MPIYKAPVEDVNFLLNDVFQIDRYDNLAGFSDASSDVREAILGEAAKLAEEVLQPLNRVGDLEGCKRADDGSVTTPKGFKDAFKQVAEGGWLGLSAPTEFGGQGLPVTLSQAVNEFQISANMAFSMYGGLTMGATAALIVHGSPEQKQTYVPKMVAGEWTGTMNLTEPHCGTDLGMLRTKAIRQPDGSFKITGTKIFISAGEHDLAPNIIHLVLARIEGAPAGIKGVSLFVVPKFLVNADGSVGARNGVVCGSIEHKMGIHGNSTCVMNYDSATGWLIGEENKGMQGMFVMMNEARLGVAVQGLAQSEVAYQNAVAYARERIQGRSLTGVKAPDKQADPIIVHPDVRRTLLSIRAFNEAARAFVMWTALKSDVAHRSEDPKDRQAADDHMGLMTPVLKGFLTDYGFANAVQAQQMYGGHGYIAEQGMEQFVRDARIAMIYEGANGIQALDLVGRKLPRDGGRAIMAFFGEVMAFAKENGGDEALKPFIAPLSASLGHLQQATTWLMQNAMAKPDNAGAAATDYLHLFGFVTLGYMWAKMAKVTQAKIAASGATPYLSTKLVTGRFFMERMLPETAANLARIQAGCATIMELPAEAF; translated from the coding sequence ATGCCGATCTATAAAGCCCCCGTCGAAGACGTGAACTTCCTGCTCAACGACGTCTTCCAGATCGATCGCTACGACAATCTGGCCGGCTTCTCCGATGCGTCGAGCGACGTGCGCGAAGCCATTCTTGGCGAAGCCGCGAAGCTTGCGGAAGAAGTGCTGCAGCCGCTCAACCGTGTCGGCGACCTCGAAGGCTGCAAGCGCGCCGATGACGGCAGCGTCACCACGCCGAAGGGTTTCAAGGATGCCTTCAAGCAGGTCGCCGAGGGCGGCTGGCTCGGTCTGTCGGCTCCGACCGAGTTCGGCGGCCAGGGCCTGCCGGTGACGCTCTCCCAGGCGGTCAATGAATTCCAGATCTCCGCCAACATGGCGTTCTCGATGTATGGCGGCCTCACCATGGGCGCGACCGCGGCGCTGATCGTGCACGGCTCGCCCGAACAGAAGCAGACCTACGTACCGAAGATGGTGGCGGGTGAGTGGACCGGCACCATGAACCTGACCGAGCCGCATTGCGGCACCGATCTCGGCATGCTCCGCACCAAGGCGATCCGCCAGCCCGACGGCAGCTTCAAGATCACGGGCACGAAGATCTTCATCTCGGCCGGTGAGCACGACCTCGCCCCCAACATCATCCACCTCGTGCTCGCCCGCATCGAGGGCGCACCGGCCGGCATCAAGGGCGTGTCCCTGTTCGTAGTGCCGAAATTCCTGGTCAATGCCGATGGTTCGGTCGGCGCACGCAACGGCGTCGTGTGCGGCTCGATCGAGCACAAGATGGGCATTCACGGCAATTCCACCTGCGTGATGAACTACGACAGCGCCACCGGCTGGCTGATCGGCGAAGAGAACAAGGGCATGCAGGGCATGTTCGTGATGATGAACGAGGCCCGCCTCGGCGTCGCCGTGCAGGGTCTCGCGCAGTCCGAGGTCGCCTATCAGAACGCGGTCGCCTATGCCCGCGAGCGCATCCAGGGCCGTTCGCTGACCGGCGTAAAGGCGCCGGACAAGCAGGCCGACCCGATCATCGTGCATCCCGACGTGCGCCGCACGCTGCTCTCGATCCGTGCCTTCAACGAGGCCGCGCGTGCCTTCGTGATGTGGACCGCGCTGAAGAGCGACGTCGCCCATCGCTCGGAGGATCCCAAGGACCGTCAGGCCGCCGACGACCACATGGGCCTGATGACGCCCGTGCTGAAGGGCTTCCTCACCGATTACGGCTTTGCCAACGCGGTGCAGGCGCAGCAGATGTATGGCGGCCACGGCTACATCGCCGAGCAGGGCATGGAGCAGTTCGTGCGCGATGCCCGCATCGCCATGATCTATGAAGGCGCCAACGGCATCCAGGCGCTCGACCTCGTCGGCCGCAAGCTGCCGCGCGACGGCGGCCGCGCCATCATGGCGTTCTTCGGCGAGGTCATGGCCTTCGCCAAGGAGAACGGCGGCGACGAGGCACTAAAACCCTTCATCGCGCCGCTCTCGGCTTCGCTCGGCCATCTCCAGCAGGCCACGACCTGGCTAATGCAGAACGCCATGGCAAAGCCCGACAATGCGGGTGCTGCCGCAACCGACTACCTGCATCTCTTCGGCTTCGTCACGCTCGGCTACATGTGGGCGAAGATGGCCAAGGTGACGCAGGCGAAGATTGCCGCGAGCGGAGCGACGCCCTATCTCTCGACCAAGCTCGTCACCGGCCGTTTCTTCATGGAACGCATGCTGCCGGAGACCGCCGCCAATCTCGCGCGCATCCAGGCCGGCTGCGCCACCATCATGGAACTGCCGGCGGAAGCTTTCTGA
- a CDS encoding acetyl-CoA C-acetyltransferase, with product MADAYIYDHVRTPRGRGKADGALHEVTALALATVPLKALKDRNNLPEDSVDDVVLGVVDPVGEAGSDIARFAALKAGLGEAVPGVQISRFCASGLDAVNFAAAQVMSGQHELVIGGGAESMSRVGIGASGGAWPMDPSMAVPAYFMPQGVSADLIATKYGFSRDDVDAYAVQSQQRAAKAWDEGRFNRSVVPVKDINGLTILAKDEHMRPSTTMQSLAQLQPSFTMMAQMGGFDGVAVQSHPEIERVNYVHHAGNSSGIVDGAGAVLLGSKEAASKYGLKPRAKIRAFANVGSEPAMMLTGPVDVTEKLFARSGMKKSDIDLFELNEAFASVVLRYIQAFDIDNAKINVNGGAIALGHPLGATGAMILGTVLDELERTNKATALVTLCIGGGMGTATIIERV from the coding sequence ATGGCAGATGCCTATATCTACGACCACGTCCGAACCCCGCGCGGCCGCGGCAAGGCAGACGGCGCGCTGCACGAGGTCACCGCGCTCGCGCTCGCCACCGTGCCGCTGAAGGCGCTGAAGGACCGCAACAATTTGCCGGAAGATTCGGTGGACGACGTCGTGCTCGGCGTGGTCGACCCCGTCGGCGAAGCCGGCAGCGACATCGCGCGCTTCGCGGCGCTCAAGGCCGGCCTCGGCGAAGCCGTGCCCGGCGTGCAGATCAGCCGCTTCTGCGCTTCCGGCCTCGACGCCGTGAATTTTGCCGCAGCCCAGGTGATGAGCGGCCAGCATGAGCTGGTGATCGGTGGCGGCGCCGAATCCATGAGCCGCGTCGGCATCGGCGCCTCCGGTGGCGCCTGGCCGATGGACCCGTCGATGGCCGTGCCGGCCTACTTCATGCCGCAAGGCGTCTCGGCCGATCTGATCGCCACGAAGTACGGCTTCTCGCGCGACGACGTCGACGCTTATGCCGTGCAGAGCCAGCAGCGCGCCGCCAAGGCCTGGGACGAGGGCCGCTTCAACAGGTCCGTCGTGCCGGTGAAGGACATCAACGGCCTCACCATCCTCGCCAAGGACGAGCACATGCGTCCCTCGACGACGATGCAGTCGCTGGCGCAGCTGCAGCCGTCGTTCACGATGATGGCGCAGATGGGTGGCTTCGACGGCGTCGCCGTGCAGTCGCACCCCGAAATCGAGCGCGTCAATTACGTGCACCATGCCGGCAACTCGTCGGGCATCGTCGACGGTGCCGGCGCCGTGCTGCTCGGCAGCAAGGAAGCGGCCAGCAAATACGGCCTGAAGCCGCGCGCAAAGATCCGTGCGTTTGCCAATGTCGGCTCGGAGCCGGCGATGATGCTGACCGGTCCGGTCGACGTCACTGAAAAGCTGTTCGCACGTTCCGGCATGAAGAAGTCGGATATCGATTTGTTCGAGCTCAACGAGGCCTTCGCCTCCGTCGTGCTGCGCTACATCCAGGCCTTCGACATCGACAACGCCAAGATCAACGTCAATGGCGGCGCGATCGCGCTCGGCCATCCGCTTGGCGCGACCGGCGCGATGATCCTCGGCACCGTGCTCGACGAGCTCGAACGCACCAACAAGGCGACCGCGCTGGTGACGCTGTGCATCGGCGGCGGCATGGGCACCGCGACCATCATCGAGCGGGTCTAA
- a CDS encoding MarR family winged helix-turn-helix transcriptional regulator, whose amino-acid sequence MKRKPSTEATSAWIRLMRVQSRVLDCVEQDLKKAGFPPLAWYDALLELSRAPSGELRPVELERQMLIPQYSTSRLIDRLVDEGLASRRECKIDKRGQFVEITEAGRELQKRMWGAYSAAIEKYVGSKLSDADAVKLSGLLDRLGCSCGEMKLPPVHVNETTPSR is encoded by the coding sequence ATGAAACGCAAACCATCGACCGAGGCAACTTCGGCCTGGATCCGCCTGATGCGGGTGCAGAGCCGCGTGCTCGATTGCGTCGAGCAGGACTTGAAGAAGGCGGGGTTCCCGCCGCTGGCATGGTACGACGCGCTGCTCGAATTGTCGCGAGCGCCCTCGGGTGAGCTGCGGCCGGTGGAACTCGAGCGGCAAATGCTGATCCCGCAATACTCCACCTCGCGCCTGATCGACCGCCTGGTCGACGAGGGACTCGCCTCCCGGCGCGAATGCAAGATCGACAAGCGCGGCCAGTTCGTGGAGATCACGGAAGCCGGCCGCGAGTTGCAGAAGCGGATGTGGGGCGCCTATTCGGCCGCGATCGAAAAGTATGTCGGCTCGAAACTGTCCGATGCGGATGCCGTCAAGCTCAGCGGTCTGCTCGACCGTCTCGGCTGCTCGTGCGGCGAGATGAAACTGCCGCCCGTCCACGTCAACGAAACCACGCCGTCGCGATGA